In Hydra vulgaris chromosome 06, alternate assembly HydraT2T_AEP, a genomic segment contains:
- the LOC136082073 gene encoding uncharacterized protein LOC136082073: MPPKKKIERVDDTFLVGKRNCTIPNNKFATTQEILQYYNFLRKSKPEVKLSFIVGCPNKSGSFSPNCPTSQLHCCIISKLVVPWTRGGFEVITTQKLRIKVTKMVKDWMKLKSLSKRNNAAEVKKRKNFKENMKKVFWIGENPLNMIEKIRKDRLRNQNDKEEDIAFLKDQLEERKGKLGGLDKRFQYSLKRKYKSKWSYNKLNNVSDTDSENSLSSFNTNKSNSSDSEFEIESYIDPTNSVNIPKDILHRTAHTAVGEGLTPHQHTAILSSIIVNSGGCMSEFVCSKSSSYRAAENAVVMGANEIRDHIKSISKSSNSLITIHFDGKIVKELTKGKQFSKDRLAVLARIKEQTALLGIPVIDSGSGEHQKEAIEELISNFGLEDKVQCLCFDTTSANTGKAKGACSRIIVHLQRPMLLTACRHHIVERHVTHFWELYPSSHTSGPENKLFKLLKNHWNDLDTENQDLKRLSTPVDSWINEQRLSAIQFCRYIISTKVFKKDGKFRKDYQELAELTLMVLSHTDRFKLHNPRAVHHARFMAKSLFYLKLFLLMEKIPEINEESKDEITEMTKFLSIFYTEWFLRAELSSTAPTQVHGLNNCFKIKI; this comes from the exons ATGCCAcccaaaaagaaaattgaaagaGTTGATGATACTTTTTTAGTGGGAAAAAGAAATTGTACTATTCCTAACAATAAATTTGCAACTACACAAGAAATTCTTCAATACTACAACTTTCTGAGAAAATCTAAACCTGAagttaaactgagttttattgTAGGATGTCCAAACAAAAGTGGATCATTCTCACCAAATTGTCCTACCAGTCAGTTACATTGCTGCATAATATCTAAACTTGTAGTTCCATGGACACGTGGTGGATTTGAAGTAATTACAACTCAGAAGCTAAG gATCAAGGTCACAAAAATGGTGAAAGACTGGATGAAGCTGAAAAGCCTAAGCAAAAGAAACAACGCTgctgaagttaaaaaaagaaagaactttaaagaaaatatgaaaaaggtTTTCTGGATTGGAGAAAACCCACTAAATatgattgaaaaaataagaaaagatagGTTGAGAAACCAAAATGACAAAGAGGAAGACATAGCTTTTCTTAAAGACCAATTAGAGGAAAGGAAAGGAAAGTTAGGGGGATTGGATAAGAGATttcaatattcattaaaaagaaagtataaatCTAAATGgagttataataaattaaacaatgtaTCAGATACTGATTCTGAAAACTCATTAAGTTCTTTTAATACCAATAAAAGCAATTCAAGTGATAGTGAATTTGAAATTGAGTCATATATTGATCCTACAAATTCTGTCAACATACCAAAGGATATCTTGCACCGTACTGCTCACACAGCAGTTGGAGAGGGCTTAACTCCACATCAACATACAGCAATTCTTAGCAGTATTATTGTCAATTCTGGAGGATGCATGTCTGAGTTTGTATGCTCTAAATCTTCATCATACAGAGCAGCAGAGAATGCTGTGGTAATGGGTGCAAATGAAATCAGAGACCATATAAAAAGCATTTCTAAATCTTCAAATTCTCTGATAACAattcattttgatggaaaaattgtGAAAGAACTTACTAAAGgaaaacagttttcaaaagaTAGGTTAGCTGTTCTTGCTAGGATTAAAGAACAAACCGCGTTACTTGGAATTCCAGTAATCGACTCAGGTTCTGGAGAACACCAAAAAGAAGCTATAGAAGAACTTATTTCTAACTTTGGATTAGAGGATAAAGTTCAGTGTCTTTGCTTTGATACCACTAGCGCCAACACAGGTAAAGCAAAAGGAGCTTGTAGCAGAATCATTGTGCACTTACAGCGCCCTATGTTATTAACTGCATGTCGACACCATATTGTTGAGCGTCATGTTACCCATTTTTGGGAGCTTTATCCAAGTAGCCATACTTCAGGACcagaaaacaaattatttaaacttctGAAGAACCATTGGAATGATCTAGATACTGaaaatcaagatttaaaaagattatcaaCTCCTGTTGATTCCTGGATTAATGAACAAAGGCTGAGTGCTATTCAATTTTGCAGATATATAATTAGCACTAAAGTTTTTAAGAAG gaTGGAAAGTTTCGTAAAGATTATCAAGAATTGGCTGAACTTACATTGATGGTACTGTCACACACTGACAGGTTTAAACTTCACAATCCTAGAGCTGTTCATCATGCCAGATTCATggctaaaagtttattttacctAAAACTGTTTCTACTTATGGAAAAAATCCCTGAAATCAATGAAGAGAGCAAGGATGAAATCACTGAAATGACAAAGtttctttccattttttacACTGAATGGTTTCTTAGAGCGGAGCTAAGTTCAACTGCTCCAACGCAGGTACACGGTctgaataattgttttaaaataaagatataa